The proteins below are encoded in one region of Streptomyces cyanogenus:
- a CDS encoding VOC family protein, translated as MELAQVRLLVTDFAACYQFYAEVLGLKPQSGATRGPYEKFSPHTGSAGIALQDRAMMAEVLAELGDTATGHRSLVVLRVDDLDAYCAGITARGAVLLHGPAPMTDRMRVAHLKDPEGNLVELQEWLLLRG; from the coding sequence TTGGAACTCGCCCAAGTCCGGCTGCTGGTCACCGACTTCGCCGCCTGCTACCAGTTCTACGCCGAGGTTCTCGGCCTCAAGCCGCAGTCCGGGGCGACCCGGGGCCCGTACGAGAAGTTCAGCCCGCACACCGGCTCCGCCGGGATCGCTCTGCAGGACCGCGCGATGATGGCCGAGGTCCTGGCCGAGCTGGGCGACACCGCCACCGGCCACCGTTCCCTGGTCGTCCTGCGCGTCGACGACCTCGACGCCTACTGCGCCGGCATCACCGCCCGTGGCGCGGTCCTGCTGCACGGCCCGGCCCCCATGACCGACCGCATGCGCGTGGCCCACCTCAAGGACCCGGAGGGCAACCTGGTCGAACTCCAGGAGTGGCTGCTGCTGCGCGGCTGA
- a CDS encoding 16S rRNA (uracil(1498)-N(3))-methyltransferase gives MTAPVFVVDQLGELDRFGPEFVLDGPEGRHAVSVKRLRPGEDVVLTDGHGRWAEGVVKAAEGKDRLVVTDLEPVHEEPPASPRITVVQALPKGDRGELAVETMTEVGVDAIVPWQASRCITQWKGERGLKALGKWRATAREAGKQSRRVRFPDVADAATTRQVGALLARADFAAVLHESGDARLATAELPAEGEIVLVVGPEGGVSPEELALFAEAGAQPYVLGPTVLRTSTAGTAAAALLLGRTGRWS, from the coding sequence ATGACCGCGCCCGTCTTCGTCGTCGACCAGCTCGGAGAACTCGACCGCTTCGGGCCGGAGTTCGTGCTCGACGGCCCCGAGGGACGGCACGCCGTGTCCGTGAAGCGACTGCGGCCGGGCGAGGACGTGGTCCTCACCGACGGGCACGGACGCTGGGCGGAGGGCGTCGTCAAGGCCGCCGAGGGCAAGGACCGGCTGGTCGTCACGGACCTGGAGCCCGTGCACGAGGAGCCGCCGGCCAGCCCGCGCATCACCGTCGTCCAGGCGCTGCCGAAGGGCGACCGCGGCGAACTGGCCGTCGAGACGATGACCGAGGTCGGCGTCGACGCGATCGTGCCCTGGCAGGCGTCCCGCTGCATCACCCAGTGGAAGGGCGAGCGCGGTCTGAAAGCCCTCGGCAAGTGGCGGGCCACCGCCCGCGAGGCCGGCAAGCAGTCCCGCCGGGTCCGTTTCCCCGACGTCGCGGACGCGGCGACGACCAGGCAGGTGGGCGCGCTGCTCGCCCGGGCGGACTTCGCCGCGGTGCTCCACGAGAGCGGTGACGCACGCCTGGCCACCGCCGAACTGCCCGCCGAGGGCGAGATCGTGCTGGTCGTCGGCCCCGAAGGCGGTGTCTCGCCGGAGGAGTTGGCGCTCTTCGCCGAGGCGGGCGCGCAGCCCTACGTCCTCGGTCCCACCGTCCTGCGCACCTCCACCGCCGGCACCGCCGCCGCGGCCCTGCTGCTGGGCCGTACCGGCCGCTGGTCCTGA
- a CDS encoding nitronate monooxygenase → MSSPLTDLFPHPIVQAPMAGGVSLPQLAAAVSEAGGLGFLAAGYKTADGMYQEIKQLRGLTNRPFGVNVCMPQPEHGESGAVEVYAHQLAGEASWYETELGDPDSGRDDGYDAKLAVLLDNPVPVVSFHFGVPSREVFDTFRRAGTLTLVTATTVEEARAVERAGADAVIAQGVEAGGHQGTHRDLPENDGSGIGLLSLVAQIREAVRIPVVAAGGIMCGSQIAAVLAAGASAAQLGTAFLATPESGAHALHKQALTNPLFARTELTRAFTGRPARGLVNRFVREHGPYAPAAYPEVHHLTSPLRKAAAKAGDAQGMALWAGQGHRMARELPAGRLVEVLAAELAEAGTALSDLPLPGGDPR, encoded by the coding sequence ATGTCCTCCCCGCTGACCGATCTCTTCCCCCACCCGATCGTGCAGGCCCCCATGGCGGGCGGTGTCTCCCTCCCGCAGCTCGCCGCCGCCGTCTCCGAGGCCGGTGGCCTCGGGTTCCTCGCCGCCGGGTACAAGACCGCCGACGGCATGTACCAGGAGATCAAGCAGCTGCGCGGGCTCACGAACCGGCCCTTCGGCGTGAACGTGTGCATGCCGCAGCCCGAGCACGGTGAGTCCGGCGCGGTGGAGGTGTACGCGCACCAGCTGGCCGGCGAGGCCTCCTGGTACGAGACCGAGCTGGGCGACCCGGACAGCGGCCGGGACGACGGCTACGACGCCAAGCTCGCCGTCCTCCTCGACAACCCGGTGCCGGTGGTCTCCTTCCACTTCGGCGTGCCGAGCCGGGAGGTGTTCGACACCTTCCGCCGGGCGGGAACCCTCACCCTGGTCACCGCCACCACCGTCGAGGAGGCCCGCGCGGTGGAGCGGGCCGGCGCGGACGCGGTGATCGCCCAGGGTGTGGAGGCCGGCGGACACCAGGGCACCCACCGGGACCTCCCGGAGAACGACGGTTCCGGCATCGGACTGCTGTCGCTGGTCGCGCAGATCCGGGAGGCCGTACGCATCCCGGTCGTCGCCGCCGGCGGCATCATGTGCGGCAGCCAGATCGCCGCCGTCCTCGCGGCGGGCGCGAGCGCCGCCCAGCTGGGCACCGCCTTCCTCGCCACCCCCGAGTCCGGCGCGCACGCCCTGCACAAGCAGGCGCTGACCAACCCCCTGTTCGCGCGCACCGAGCTGACCCGCGCCTTCACCGGCCGCCCGGCCCGCGGGCTGGTCAACCGCTTCGTGCGCGAGCACGGCCCGTACGCCCCCGCCGCCTATCCGGAGGTCCACCACCTGACCTCGCCGCTGCGCAAGGCCGCCGCCAAGGCCGGGGACGCGCAGGGCATGGCGCTGTGGGCGGGGCAGGGCCACCGGATGGCCCGGGAGCTGCCGGCCGGACGGCTGGTGGAGGTGCTGGCGGCCGAACTCGCCGAGGCAGGGACAGCGTTGTCGGACCTGCCGCTGCCCGGAGGTGACCCGCGATGA
- the dnaJ gene encoding molecular chaperone DnaJ produces MATDYYAVLGVRRDASQDEIKKAFRRLARELHPDVNPDPKTQERFKEINAAYEVLSDPQKKQVYDLGGDPLSQSGGAGAGGFGAGGFGNFSDIMDAFFGTASQRGPRSRTRRGQDAMIRIEVELGEAAFGTTKDIQVDTAVVCNTCNGEGAAPGTSAQTCDMCRGRGEVSQVTRSFLGQVMTSRPCPQCQGFGTVVPTPCPECAGDGRVRSRRTLTVKIPAGVDNGTRIQLAGEGEVGPGGGPAGDLYVEIHELPHPMFQRRGDDLHCTVTIPMTAAALGTKVPLETLDGMEEVDIRPGTQSGQSIPLHNRGVTHLRGGGRGDLIVHVEVTTPTKLDPEQERLLRELAKLRGEERPQGQFQPGQQGLFSRLKDAFNGR; encoded by the coding sequence GTGGCCACGGACTACTACGCCGTTCTCGGCGTGCGCCGCGACGCGTCGCAGGATGAGATCAAGAAGGCGTTCCGCCGGCTCGCGCGCGAGCTGCACCCGGACGTCAACCCCGACCCGAAGACCCAGGAGCGGTTCAAGGAGATCAACGCCGCTTACGAGGTGCTGTCGGACCCGCAGAAGAAGCAGGTCTACGACCTCGGCGGCGACCCGCTCTCCCAGTCGGGCGGCGCGGGCGCGGGCGGCTTCGGCGCGGGCGGCTTCGGCAACTTCTCCGACATCATGGACGCGTTCTTCGGCACGGCGTCGCAGCGCGGGCCGCGCTCGCGCACCCGGCGCGGCCAGGACGCGATGATCCGGATCGAGGTCGAGCTGGGCGAGGCGGCCTTCGGGACGACCAAGGACATCCAGGTCGACACCGCGGTCGTCTGCAACACCTGCAACGGTGAGGGCGCGGCTCCCGGCACGTCCGCGCAGACGTGTGACATGTGCCGCGGCCGCGGTGAGGTCTCCCAGGTCACCCGGTCCTTCCTGGGCCAGGTCATGACCTCGCGGCCCTGCCCGCAGTGCCAGGGCTTCGGAACGGTCGTGCCCACGCCGTGCCCGGAGTGCGCCGGCGACGGCCGGGTCCGCTCCCGCCGCACGCTCACCGTGAAGATCCCGGCCGGTGTCGACAACGGCACCCGGATCCAGCTCGCCGGCGAGGGCGAGGTCGGCCCCGGCGGTGGTCCGGCCGGCGACCTGTACGTCGAGATCCACGAGCTGCCGCACCCGATGTTCCAGCGGCGCGGTGACGACCTGCACTGCACGGTCACGATCCCGATGACGGCGGCGGCCCTCGGCACGAAGGTGCCGCTGGAGACGCTGGACGGCATGGAGGAGGTCGACATCCGGCCCGGTACCCAGTCCGGCCAGTCGATCCCGCTGCACAACCGGGGCGTCACGCATCTGCGCGGCGGCGGCCGGGGTGACCTGATCGTGCACGTCGAGGTGACCACGCCGACCAAGCTGGACCCCGAGCAGGAGCGACTGCTGCGCGAGCTGGCCAAGCTCCGCGGCGAGGAGCGCCCGCAGGGCCAGTTCCAGCCGGGCCAGCAGGGGCTGTTCTCGCGGCTGAAGGACGCCTTCAACGGGCGCTGA
- the hrcA gene encoding heat-inducible transcriptional repressor HrcA codes for MLSERRLQVLRAIVQDYVGTEEPVGSKALTERHNLGVSPATVRNDMAALEDEGYIAQPHTSAGRIPTDKGYRLFVDKLAGVKPMTAPERRAIQNFLEGAVDLDDVVARTVRLLAQLTRQVAVVQYPSLTRSTVRHVELLSMAPARVMLVLITDTGRVEQRMVDCPAPFGEASLADLRARLNSRVAGRRFTDVPKLVEDLPEAFEPEDRGTVSTVLSTLLETLVEENEERLMIGGTANLTRFVHDFPLTIRPVLEALEEQVVLLKLLGEAKDPGVTVRIGHENAHEGLNSTSVVSVGYGSGGEAVAKLGVVGPTRMDYPGTMGAVRAVARYVGQILAES; via the coding sequence ATGCTGAGTGAACGCAGGCTTCAGGTACTGCGCGCCATCGTCCAGGACTATGTCGGCACCGAGGAGCCGGTCGGGTCGAAGGCCCTGACCGAGCGGCACAACCTCGGGGTCTCCCCGGCGACCGTCCGCAACGACATGGCGGCCCTGGAGGACGAGGGGTACATCGCCCAGCCGCACACCAGCGCGGGGCGGATCCCCACGGACAAGGGCTACCGGCTCTTCGTGGACAAGCTCGCGGGCGTGAAGCCGATGACCGCGCCCGAGCGGCGGGCCATCCAGAACTTCCTGGAGGGCGCCGTCGACCTGGACGACGTCGTGGCGCGGACGGTGCGGCTGCTGGCGCAGCTGACCCGGCAGGTCGCCGTCGTGCAGTACCCGTCGCTGACCCGGTCCACGGTCCGGCACGTGGAGCTGCTCTCGATGGCTCCCGCGCGCGTGATGCTCGTGCTGATCACGGACACCGGCCGGGTCGAGCAGCGTATGGTCGACTGCCCGGCGCCGTTCGGCGAGGCCTCGCTCGCGGACCTCAGGGCGCGGCTCAACAGCCGGGTCGCGGGCCGCCGGTTCACCGATGTGCCGAAGCTGGTCGAGGACCTGCCGGAGGCCTTCGAGCCGGAGGACCGCGGTACGGTCTCCACGGTGCTCTCCACTCTGCTGGAGACACTGGTGGAGGAGAACGAGGAGCGGCTGATGATCGGCGGTACCGCCAATCTCACCCGCTTCGTGCATGACTTCCCCCTCACGATCCGGCCCGTCCTGGAGGCCCTGGAGGAGCAGGTCGTGCTCCTCAAGCTCCTCGGCGAGGCGAAGGATCCGGGCGTGACCGTGCGCATCGGCCACGAGAACGCCCACGAGGGACTCAACTCCACCTCCGTCGTGTCGGTCGGCTACGGTTCGGGCGGCGAGGCGGTTGCCAAGCTCGGCGTGGTCGGACCGACCCGCATGGACTACCCGGGAACGATGGGAGCGGTACGCGCAGTGGCACGGTACGTCGGACAGATCCTGGCGGAGTCGTAA
- a CDS encoding MBL fold metallo-hydrolase — protein MSVTWEELGWERLTAGVGRCRLPGWDCTAGLVLGEDTALLVDAGSSLAEGARLRAQAEELAGGRVTHLALTHPHFDHVFGAAAFAGAEVYAAVGLDAALSHERAELRLDAIRNGLPVADADEAVDALVPPGHLVSGEWTLDLGGGRQALLANVGPGHTAYDLAVLVPGDPEVVFCGDLVEESGEPQAGPDAVPSRWPDALDRLLALGGEDALYVPGHGAVVDAGFVRRQRQDLAARFGVI, from the coding sequence ATGAGCGTGACTTGGGAAGAGCTGGGCTGGGAACGGCTGACCGCCGGGGTGGGGCGGTGCCGGCTGCCCGGCTGGGACTGCACGGCGGGGCTGGTCCTCGGGGAGGACACGGCGCTCCTCGTGGACGCCGGGTCGAGCCTGGCGGAGGGGGCCCGGCTGCGCGCGCAGGCCGAGGAACTGGCGGGCGGCCGTGTGACCCATCTCGCGCTCACCCACCCCCATTTCGACCACGTGTTCGGCGCGGCCGCGTTCGCCGGGGCCGAGGTGTACGCGGCGGTGGGCCTGGACGCGGCGCTGTCGCACGAGCGCGCGGAGCTGCGCCTGGACGCGATCAGGAACGGGCTGCCGGTGGCGGACGCGGACGAGGCGGTGGACGCGCTCGTCCCGCCCGGCCACCTGGTCTCCGGCGAGTGGACCCTCGACCTCGGCGGCGGCCGGCAGGCGCTGCTGGCCAACGTGGGCCCCGGCCACACCGCGTACGACCTCGCGGTCCTGGTGCCGGGGGATCCGGAGGTGGTCTTCTGCGGCGACCTGGTGGAGGAGTCCGGCGAGCCGCAGGCGGGCCCGGACGCGGTCCCGTCCCGCTGGCCGGACGCCCTCGACCGGCTGCTGGCCCTGGGCGGCGAGGACGCGCTGTACGTGCCGGGTCACGGCGCGGTGGTCGACGCGGGGTTCGTCCGCCGCCAACGACAGGACCTGGCAGCACGGTTCGGCGTGATCTGA
- a CDS encoding DUF3097 domain-containing protein, protein MRPPVSRHRPSDEGPSGPRPRVYSADLTPPWKKPKPVPEVPAEPGLVVEEPGTGFCGAVIRCEAGTVTLEDRFGKHRVFPLEPRGFLLEGRVVTLVRPSSPAPVRPTRTASGSVAVPRARARVARAGRIYVEGRHDAELVEKVWGDDLRIEGVVVEYLEGVDDLPSIVESFAPGPDARLGVLVDHLVPGTKEWHIAESVTSEHALVVGHPFIDIWQAVKPSSLGIEAWPAVPKGQDWKTGVCRALGWPSENTGAVWQAILKRVGSYKDLEPELLGRVEELIDFVTGSGGA, encoded by the coding sequence ATGCGCCCACCCGTCTCCCGCCACCGCCCTTCCGACGAGGGTCCCTCGGGCCCGCGCCCTCGTGTGTACTCCGCCGACCTGACCCCTCCGTGGAAGAAGCCGAAGCCGGTGCCGGAGGTTCCGGCCGAGCCGGGCCTGGTGGTGGAGGAGCCCGGCACCGGGTTCTGCGGGGCGGTGATCCGCTGCGAGGCCGGCACCGTGACGCTGGAGGACCGCTTCGGCAAGCACCGGGTGTTCCCGCTGGAGCCGCGCGGCTTCCTGCTGGAGGGCCGGGTGGTGACGCTGGTCCGGCCGTCCTCGCCGGCTCCGGTACGGCCCACCCGTACGGCCTCCGGTTCGGTCGCCGTCCCCCGGGCACGCGCGCGTGTGGCCCGCGCCGGCCGCATCTACGTGGAGGGCCGGCACGACGCCGAGCTGGTCGAGAAGGTGTGGGGCGACGACCTGCGGATCGAGGGCGTGGTCGTGGAGTACCTGGAGGGCGTGGACGACCTGCCGTCCATCGTGGAGTCCTTCGCCCCGGGCCCGGACGCCCGCCTGGGCGTCCTCGTGGACCACCTGGTGCCGGGCACGAAGGAGTGGCACATCGCGGAGTCGGTGACCAGCGAGCACGCGCTGGTGGTCGGCCACCCGTTCATCGACATCTGGCAGGCGGTGAAGCCCTCCTCGCTGGGCATCGAGGCGTGGCCGGCGGTGCCGAAGGGGCAGGACTGGAAGACGGGCGTGTGCCGGGCGCTGGGCTGGCCTTCGGAGAACACCGGGGCGGTGTGGCAGGCGATCCTGAAGCGGGTGGGGTCCTACAAGGACCTGGAGCCGGAGCTGCTGGGGAGGGTGGAGGAGCTGATCGACTTCGTCACGGGCAGCGGTGGGGCCTGA
- the hemW gene encoding radical SAM family heme chaperone HemW has product MPSALPDGEPVPADGALPAHALAGAAGRPLGFYLHVPYCATRCGYCDFNTYTATELRGSGGVLASRDNYADTLADEIRLARKVLGDDPREVRTVFVGGGTPTLLAADDLVRMLGAIRDEFGLAPDAEITTEANPESVDPAYLATLRAGGFNRISFGMQSARQHVLRVLDRTHTPGRPEACVAEARAAGFEHVNLDLIYGTPGESDDDWRASLEAALGAGPDHISAYALIVEEGTQLARRIRRGEVPMTDDDVHADRYLIAEEMLGRAGFEWYEVSNWATSEAGRCLHNELYWRGADWWGAGPGAHSHVGGVRWWNVKHPGAYAAALASGRSPGAGRELLSDEDRRVERILLELRLREGVLLSLLKEEGLAASRRALADGLLQEGPYEQGRAVLTLRGRLLADAVVRDLVD; this is encoded by the coding sequence ATGCCTTCCGCACTCCCCGACGGCGAGCCCGTCCCCGCCGACGGCGCGCTGCCCGCGCACGCGCTCGCCGGGGCAGCCGGCCGCCCGCTCGGCTTCTACCTGCACGTCCCGTACTGCGCGACCCGCTGCGGCTACTGCGACTTCAACACCTACACCGCGACCGAGCTGCGCGGCAGCGGCGGTGTGCTCGCCTCCCGGGACAACTACGCGGACACCCTCGCGGACGAGATCCGGCTGGCGCGGAAGGTGCTGGGCGACGACCCGCGCGAGGTCCGCACGGTCTTCGTCGGCGGCGGTACGCCGACGCTGCTGGCCGCCGACGATCTCGTACGGATGCTGGGGGCGATCCGGGACGAGTTCGGGCTGGCGCCGGACGCGGAGATCACCACGGAGGCGAACCCGGAGTCCGTCGACCCCGCGTACCTCGCCACCCTCCGCGCGGGCGGCTTCAACCGGATCTCCTTCGGCATGCAGAGTGCCAGGCAGCATGTGCTGCGCGTGCTCGACCGGACGCACACCCCCGGCCGCCCCGAGGCGTGTGTCGCGGAGGCGAGGGCGGCGGGCTTCGAGCACGTCAACCTCGACCTGATCTACGGCACGCCGGGGGAGAGCGACGACGACTGGCGGGCGTCCCTGGAGGCCGCCCTCGGTGCCGGCCCCGACCACATCAGCGCCTACGCGCTCATCGTGGAGGAGGGCACCCAGCTCGCCCGCCGGATCCGCCGGGGCGAGGTCCCGATGACCGACGACGACGTGCACGCCGACCGGTACCTGATCGCCGAGGAGATGCTGGGCCGGGCGGGCTTCGAGTGGTACGAGGTCTCCAACTGGGCCACCTCCGAGGCGGGCCGCTGCCTGCACAACGAGCTGTACTGGCGCGGCGCCGACTGGTGGGGCGCGGGCCCCGGAGCCCACTCGCACGTGGGCGGGGTCCGCTGGTGGAACGTCAAGCACCCGGGGGCGTACGCGGCGGCCCTCGCCTCCGGCCGCTCCCCGGGCGCGGGCCGGGAGCTGCTGTCCGACGAGGACCGGCGGGTGGAGCGCATCCTGCTGGAGCTGCGGCTGCGGGAAGGGGTTTTGCTGTCCCTGCTGAAGGAGGAGGGGCTGGCGGCTTCCCGGCGCGCGCTGGCGGACGGGCTGCTTCAGGAGGGGCCGTACGAGCAGGGGCGGGCCGTGCTGACCCTGCGGGGGCGGCTGCTGGCGGACGCGGTGGTACGTGACCTGGTGGACTGA
- a CDS encoding SpoIIE family protein phosphatase yields the protein MAAIPTQRESGGTHPGETRGRATLPGSPLAPGAARALVRTALAEAPGVAARLADDAMAVVSELVTNAVVHAGTEMHLEWRLEDTGAFVVEVHDQHPTRAPRDATGGEGTYDTPEYGRGLRLVATLAESWGVTYRTGAKTVWARLPPGGSETPDGPGPGPALGIAEDLAPQPHRAEGDRDWLGRGALSFLAEASDLLAGQLDENLVAALTGQLIVPRLADWCAVWLEDEATVRGGAGGGPARVWHASEARIEELRSALEKEPPCPPDGLRSGPEPYPWPGHALGPQGVHGTALSYRLIAGGRPLGTLVIGRCGITGFPDEVTGLVEDLGRRVALAIGAARQYARQATISAVLQRGLLPGAVAEIPGVRSALVYEPCDKGGPSGDFYDLFPAGDGRWCFAVGDVQGKGPEAAVVIGLARPWLRLLAREGYRVADVLDRLNQLLLDDATEAADAAARALVAGGRPMAAGDGPQTRFLSLLYGELTPYDGGVRCTLASAGHPLPLVLGPDGTVRTAARPQTLLGVVEDETYTSETLELRPGDSLLCVTDGVTERRSGSRQFDDGDGLARALSGCAGLSAELIAERIRRLVHDFGGGLPEDDLALLVLQAE from the coding sequence ATGGCGGCCATACCGACGCAGCGGGAGAGCGGCGGCACCCACCCCGGTGAGACACGGGGCCGGGCCACACTGCCCGGGAGTCCCCTCGCGCCGGGGGCGGCCCGCGCGCTGGTGCGGACCGCGCTGGCCGAGGCGCCCGGGGTCGCCGCCCGGCTCGCCGACGACGCCATGGCCGTCGTCAGCGAACTGGTCACCAACGCCGTCGTGCACGCCGGCACCGAGATGCACCTTGAGTGGCGGCTGGAGGACACCGGCGCGTTCGTCGTCGAGGTGCACGACCAGCACCCCACCCGGGCCCCGCGGGACGCCACGGGCGGCGAGGGGACGTATGACACCCCGGAGTACGGACGCGGCCTGCGCCTGGTCGCCACGCTCGCCGAGTCCTGGGGCGTCACCTACCGCACCGGTGCCAAGACCGTCTGGGCGCGGCTGCCCCCGGGCGGCAGCGAGACCCCGGACGGCCCGGGCCCCGGCCCCGCCCTCGGGATCGCCGAGGACCTCGCCCCGCAGCCGCACCGCGCCGAGGGCGACCGGGACTGGCTCGGCCGGGGTGCCCTGTCCTTCCTCGCCGAGGCCTCCGACCTGCTCGCCGGACAGCTGGACGAGAACCTGGTCGCCGCGCTCACCGGCCAGCTGATCGTGCCGCGGCTCGCCGACTGGTGCGCGGTCTGGCTGGAGGACGAGGCGACCGTACGCGGCGGCGCCGGCGGCGGGCCCGCCCGGGTCTGGCACGCCAGCGAGGCCCGCATCGAGGAACTGCGGTCCGCCCTGGAGAAGGAGCCGCCGTGCCCGCCGGACGGGCTGCGCTCCGGCCCCGAGCCCTACCCGTGGCCGGGCCACGCCCTCGGCCCGCAGGGCGTCCACGGGACGGCGCTGTCGTACCGGCTGATCGCGGGCGGGCGGCCGCTCGGCACGCTGGTCATCGGCCGGTGCGGGATCACGGGCTTTCCCGACGAGGTCACCGGGCTGGTGGAGGACCTCGGCCGCAGGGTCGCCCTCGCCATCGGCGCGGCCCGCCAGTACGCCCGCCAGGCCACGATCAGCGCCGTCCTCCAGCGCGGCCTGCTGCCTGGCGCGGTCGCCGAGATCCCCGGCGTGCGCAGCGCGCTCGTCTACGAGCCCTGCGACAAGGGCGGCCCGAGCGGCGACTTCTACGACCTGTTCCCGGCGGGCGACGGCCGCTGGTGCTTCGCCGTCGGCGACGTCCAGGGCAAGGGCCCGGAGGCCGCCGTGGTGATCGGCCTGGCCCGCCCCTGGCTGCGCCTCCTGGCCCGTGAGGGCTACCGGGTCGCCGACGTCCTGGACCGCCTCAACCAGCTCCTGCTGGACGACGCCACCGAGGCCGCCGACGCCGCCGCCCGCGCCCTGGTCGCCGGGGGCCGGCCGATGGCCGCCGGGGACGGCCCGCAGACCCGGTTCCTCTCCCTCCTCTACGGCGAGCTGACGCCGTACGACGGCGGGGTCCGCTGCACCCTCGCCTCCGCCGGCCACCCGCTGCCGCTCGTCCTCGGCCCCGACGGCACCGTGCGCACCGCCGCCCGCCCGCAGACGCTGCTCGGCGTCGTGGAGGACGAGACGTACACGAGCGAGACCCTGGAGCTGCGCCCCGGCGACAGCCTGCTGTGCGTCACCGACGGGGTCACCGAGCGGCGCTCCGGCAGCCGCCAGTTCGACGACGGCGACGGGCTCGCCCGCGCCCTGTCCGGCTGCGCCGGGCTCAGCGCCGAGCTGATCGCGGAAAGGATCCGCCGCCTGGTCCACGACTTCGGCGGCGGCCTGCCCGAGGACGACCTGGCCCTGCTGGTGCTCCAGGCGGAGTAA